One segment of Streptomyces sp. YIM 121038 DNA contains the following:
- a CDS encoding class I SAM-dependent methyltransferase yields the protein MTTDGPRGVTLDYGKEAVRYDASRGGEPRAAAAAAAVLSLLAPGTRTLLDVACGTGLVTRRLAALPGLGVTGVDATYAMVRMAAERVPGAVVLGDSRRLPFPDGAFDAVATVWLLHLFAEPAEAAAVVAECARVLRPGGRYVTTVDKAASHDVGSDIDAVLAGRPVREPVDGADRVEGYAAACGLAPAGRARFTGHGQGRSPRSTTEDLFRGWFTSIPTDSAMARGYAERLARLPDQDVRRPDPEFALRAFTKSAAG from the coding sequence GTGACGACCGACGGGCCCCGGGGCGTGACGCTCGACTACGGCAAGGAGGCCGTCCGCTACGACGCCTCGCGCGGCGGCGAGCCCCGGGCCGCCGCCGCGGCCGCCGCGGTGCTCTCGCTGCTGGCGCCGGGCACCCGCACCCTGCTCGACGTGGCCTGCGGCACGGGCCTCGTCACCCGGCGGCTCGCCGCCCTGCCGGGCCTCGGCGTGACCGGGGTGGACGCGACGTACGCCATGGTCCGCATGGCCGCCGAGCGGGTCCCGGGCGCCGTCGTCCTGGGCGACAGCCGCCGACTGCCGTTCCCCGACGGCGCGTTCGACGCGGTGGCCACGGTGTGGCTGCTGCACCTGTTCGCGGAACCCGCGGAGGCCGCGGCCGTGGTGGCGGAGTGCGCCCGGGTCCTCAGGCCCGGCGGCCGCTACGTCACCACCGTCGACAAGGCCGCGTCCCACGACGTGGGCAGCGACATCGACGCCGTCCTGGCGGGCCGCCCCGTCCGTGAGCCCGTGGACGGGGCCGACCGCGTCGAGGGCTACGCCGCGGCGTGCGGGCTGGCCCCCGCGGGCCGCGCCCGCTTCACCGGCCACGGCCAGGGCCGCAGCCCGCGCAGCACCACGGAGGACCTGTTCCGCGGCTGGTTCACCAGCATCCCGACGGACAGCGCGATGGCACGGGGGTACGCGGAGCGGCTCGCCCGGCTGCCGGACCAGGACGTGCGGCGGCCCGACCCGGAGTTCGCGCTGCGCGCCTTCACCAAGAGCGCCGCTGGGTGA
- a CDS encoding trypsin-like peptidase domain-containing protein, whose protein sequence is MHWRARIHAVGGGPPLGAGVLVDGERVITCAHVVDGHAEVRVALPGDGGEEPARVVWTGGWRALGDPGDIAVLALDRPVRAAPCALAPLGALRPDRGRPAHVLRALGFPEGHERDGTYVTVTTSADRQLHGEWLELDVDKAHLRRLDEGFSGAGVYDPVSGEVVGIVTDAELRDERGGTQGRMLPLDAVRRHWEGLDDLLPLDWMEPAPRRELRAVLDGGELAPAAVALAVRQAFPTFLRELPAFRSAWHAVRYVAEELTGEGRVERLLRELRDHAPGGVAARLTAWTRRWQPDDAGRGPAAAAVRTGSLMVRVEPMTKAKSLDLSVCALVDGVPVGRAGPVRVRPQQLRTKVEALLAAQVGAVADFDWIAEFVVPQGLMDEPFEEWLLHEPGAARPRALRAVPVVVRHTDRLKPLMVCRFTRERWETVRARGETRPKPVACSLTWNYQEFYDWLAGQEQLCALAYAATPGDAWLSAALDIGMPIMLWRRRDCGGGGHADCASAAFLDRLTRAVSGLDPDRLPYEVMKLRKEARSPERGGDGHCGHRLALFWDDPERRPDPPLAMGNKERG, encoded by the coding sequence ATGCACTGGCGTGCCCGCATCCACGCGGTCGGCGGCGGCCCGCCGTTGGGAGCGGGCGTGCTGGTCGACGGCGAGCGGGTGATCACCTGCGCCCACGTCGTCGACGGCCACGCCGAGGTCCGCGTGGCGCTGCCCGGGGACGGCGGCGAGGAACCGGCGCGCGTCGTGTGGACGGGCGGCTGGCGCGCCCTCGGCGACCCCGGCGACATCGCGGTGCTCGCGCTCGACCGCCCGGTCCGCGCGGCGCCCTGCGCCCTCGCCCCCCTCGGCGCGCTGCGCCCGGACCGCGGCCGCCCCGCCCACGTGCTGCGCGCCCTCGGTTTCCCCGAGGGCCACGAGCGCGACGGCACGTACGTCACGGTGACCACCAGCGCCGACCGGCAACTGCACGGCGAATGGCTGGAGCTGGACGTCGACAAGGCCCATCTGCGCCGCCTCGACGAGGGGTTCAGCGGCGCCGGGGTGTACGACCCGGTGAGCGGCGAGGTCGTCGGCATCGTCACCGACGCGGAGCTCAGGGACGAGCGCGGCGGCACCCAGGGCCGCATGCTGCCCCTCGACGCCGTGCGCCGCCACTGGGAGGGCCTGGACGACCTGCTGCCCCTCGACTGGATGGAGCCCGCCCCGCGCCGCGAGCTGCGGGCCGTCCTCGACGGCGGCGAACTGGCGCCCGCCGCCGTGGCGTTGGCGGTGCGCCAGGCCTTCCCGACGTTCCTGCGGGAGCTGCCCGCCTTCCGGTCGGCCTGGCACGCCGTGCGGTACGTCGCCGAGGAGCTGACCGGCGAGGGCCGCGTCGAACGGCTGCTGCGCGAGCTGCGGGACCACGCTCCCGGCGGCGTCGCCGCCCGCCTCACCGCCTGGACGCGGCGCTGGCAGCCGGACGACGCCGGGCGCGGCCCGGCCGCGGCGGCCGTGCGCACCGGGTCCCTCATGGTCCGGGTGGAGCCGATGACGAAGGCCAAGAGCCTGGACCTGTCCGTGTGCGCCCTCGTCGACGGGGTCCCGGTCGGCCGCGCGGGGCCCGTCCGCGTCCGTCCCCAGCAGCTGCGGACGAAGGTCGAGGCGCTGCTCGCCGCGCAGGTCGGCGCCGTCGCCGACTTCGACTGGATCGCGGAGTTCGTCGTGCCGCAGGGACTCATGGACGAGCCCTTCGAGGAGTGGCTGCTGCACGAGCCCGGCGCGGCCCGCCCCCGGGCGCTGCGCGCCGTGCCCGTCGTGGTCCGCCACACGGACCGCCTCAAACCCCTCATGGTCTGCCGCTTCACCCGCGAGCGCTGGGAGACCGTGCGCGCCCGCGGCGAGACCCGGCCCAAGCCCGTCGCCTGCTCCCTGACGTGGAACTACCAGGAGTTCTACGACTGGCTCGCCGGCCAGGAGCAGCTGTGCGCCCTCGCCTACGCGGCGACCCCCGGCGACGCCTGGCTGTCGGCGGCGCTCGACATCGGCATGCCCATCATGCTGTGGCGGCGGCGCGACTGCGGCGGCGGGGGCCACGCGGACTGTGCGTCCGCCGCCTTCCTCGACCGCCTCACCCGGGCGGTGTCCGGGCTCGACCCCGACCGGCTCCCGTACGAGGTCATGAAGTTGCGCAAGGAGGCCCGCTCCCCGGAGCGGGGCGGCGACGGCCACTGCGGACACCGCCTCGCGCTGTTCTGGGACGACCCGGAGCGCAGGCCCGACCCGCCGCTGGCCATGGGGAACAAGGAGAGGGGCTGA
- a CDS encoding VOC family protein translates to MADKTIPLLPCRSVQPVVDFYTALGFETTYLQKSPYAYAVVERGPVELQFFGMKQYDPAASYSGCYVLTDDVDALYAAFRAGLKAAYGKVPRRGLPRIGPLKDMSYGVRQFLMTDPAGNSIRVGQQLDEDQSHRPAPKETFARALHMADLFVDSKEDLEGAAKVIDRALALEDERPTPAQHLRLLVLRGDIAQRQGDDALAERLLERAAGIGLGALDEDEREAVRDALARLDELRS, encoded by the coding sequence ATGGCTGACAAAACCATCCCGCTGCTCCCCTGCCGGTCCGTCCAGCCGGTCGTCGACTTCTACACCGCCCTCGGCTTCGAGACGACCTACCTCCAGAAGAGCCCGTACGCGTACGCCGTCGTCGAACGCGGCCCCGTGGAGCTCCAGTTCTTCGGCATGAAGCAGTACGACCCCGCCGCGTCGTACTCGGGGTGCTACGTCCTCACCGACGACGTGGACGCGCTGTACGCGGCGTTCCGGGCCGGGCTCAAGGCCGCGTACGGGAAGGTGCCGCGGCGGGGGCTGCCCAGGATCGGGCCGCTGAAGGACATGTCGTACGGCGTGCGGCAGTTCCTGATGACCGACCCCGCGGGCAACAGCATCCGCGTCGGGCAGCAGCTCGACGAGGACCAGAGCCACCGGCCCGCGCCGAAGGAGACCTTCGCGCGGGCGCTGCACATGGCCGACCTCTTCGTCGACTCCAAGGAGGACCTGGAGGGCGCCGCCAAGGTCATCGACCGGGCGCTCGCCCTGGAGGACGAGCGGCCCACGCCCGCGCAGCACCTGCGGCTGCTCGTGCTGCGCGGGGACATCGCCCAGCGGCAGGGCGACGACGCACTGGCGGAGCGCCTCCTGGAGCGGGCCGCCGGGATCGGGCTCGGCGCACTCGATGAGGACGAGCGGGAGGCCGTGCGGGACGCGCTGGCGCGGCTCGACGAGCTGCGGTCGTAG
- a CDS encoding MoxR family ATPase — MTAHPSRAWHVYTGGRTPHDRVDLLPDPPPWRRFTGGPPLPAPPGDSGNRHAAVSYRPGADAVRQVNAALYLRRPLLVTGAPGTGKSSLAYAVAHELGLGKVLHWPITSRVTLREGLYAYDPLTRLYAAGRARDGAAGPERADDIGDYLRLGPLGTALLPYARPRVLLVDEIDKSDIDLPNDLLTIFEKGSYELVELARRAEPTAEVMTADSTTERVEIRDGTVTCRAFPFVVMTSNGEREFPPAFLRRCVTVDLKQPATVEELTAIVGEHLGGVVGDASGALPEGAHDVIRRFFDRRGGGLLANDQLLNAVYMCHHAAFSEPPGNVAELADQVAPYLSSEATDPDDA, encoded by the coding sequence GTGACCGCACACCCGTCGCGCGCCTGGCACGTCTACACCGGCGGCCGCACCCCGCACGACCGCGTCGACCTGCTGCCCGACCCGCCGCCCTGGCGGCGCTTCACCGGCGGCCCGCCGCTGCCCGCCCCGCCCGGCGACAGCGGCAACCGGCACGCGGCCGTCAGCTACCGCCCCGGCGCCGACGCCGTCCGCCAGGTCAACGCCGCCCTCTATCTGCGCAGGCCGCTCCTGGTCACCGGCGCCCCCGGCACCGGCAAGTCGTCCCTCGCCTACGCCGTCGCCCACGAACTCGGCCTCGGCAAGGTCCTGCACTGGCCCATCACCAGCCGCGTCACCCTGCGCGAAGGGCTGTACGCGTACGACCCGCTGACGCGCCTGTACGCCGCCGGGCGCGCCCGCGACGGGGCGGCGGGCCCCGAGCGGGCCGACGACATCGGCGACTACCTGCGCCTCGGCCCGCTCGGCACCGCCCTGCTGCCCTACGCCCGCCCCCGCGTGCTGCTCGTCGACGAGATCGACAAGAGCGACATCGACCTGCCGAACGACCTCCTCACCATCTTCGAGAAGGGGTCGTACGAACTCGTCGAGCTGGCCCGGCGCGCCGAGCCCACCGCCGAGGTGATGACGGCCGACAGCACCACGGAGCGGGTGGAGATCCGCGACGGCACCGTCACCTGCCGGGCCTTCCCCTTCGTGGTCATGACCAGCAACGGCGAGCGCGAGTTCCCGCCCGCGTTCCTGCGCCGCTGCGTGACCGTCGACCTGAAGCAGCCCGCCACGGTCGAGGAGCTGACCGCGATCGTCGGCGAACACCTCGGCGGGGTCGTGGGCGACGCCTCGGGCGCCCTGCCCGAGGGCGCGCACGACGTCATCCGGCGCTTCTTCGACCGGCGCGGCGGCGGTCTGCTCGCCAACGACCAGCTTCTGAACGCCGTCTACATGTGCCACCACGCGGCCTTCAGCGAACCGCCCGGAAACGTGGCCGAGCTGGCCGACCAGGTCGCCCCGTACCTGAGCAGCGAGGCGACGGACCCCGATGACGCTTGA
- a CDS encoding 4a-hydroxytetrahydrobiopterin dehydratase → MPLEPLSQKEIEDRLAELPGWSVTENAAGTGRSENAGSTGRSGSVLTRSYRLGSHYAATALVVHVSQVQQELDHHAEITLGYDTVALAVCTHSAGGALTERDFELARRVEELAPGHGAA, encoded by the coding sequence ATGCCTCTCGAACCGCTGTCGCAGAAGGAGATCGAGGACCGGCTCGCCGAGCTGCCCGGCTGGTCCGTCACCGAGAACGCCGCGGGCACGGGCCGCTCCGAGAACGCCGGGAGCACGGGCCGCTCCGGGAGCGTCCTCACCCGCTCCTACCGCCTCGGCTCGCACTACGCGGCCACCGCGCTCGTCGTCCACGTCTCCCAGGTGCAGCAGGAGCTCGACCACCACGCGGAGATCACCCTCGGCTACGACACGGTGGCGCTCGCGGTGTGCACCCACAGCGCGGGCGGCGCCCTCACCGAGCGCGACTTCGAACTCGCCCGCAGGGTCGAGGAGCTGGCGCCCGGCCACGGTGCCGCGTGA
- a CDS encoding class I SAM-dependent methyltransferase, producing MTAYETKAGGHDHDHSSGRSSGHGSGHGHGHGHGDYDIDWAEMAPVLEQNAEVTAPLYRQVAAWLRGLRTVAAEPALIVDAGSGPGVVTSLLAQAFPEAEVVAADPERALLERAEARAARLGLADRVRAHRAELPDGLGELPPAGLIWAARSVHHVGDQVAALTALGERLAPGGALAVLEGGLPPRSLPRDIGVGRPGLQARLDAANEEWFARMRASLPGATGATEDWAALLTAAGLRHTATRTFLLDLPAPLDERARAHVIDTFERYRGLAAAEGPEALAADDVTVLNRLLDPEDELSLHRRRDVFLLVAHTVHVAVKEG from the coding sequence ATGACGGCGTACGAGACCAAGGCCGGTGGCCACGACCACGACCACAGCTCCGGCCGCAGCTCAGGCCACGGCTCCGGGCACGGGCATGGCCACGGCCACGGCGACTACGACATCGACTGGGCCGAGATGGCCCCCGTCCTGGAGCAGAACGCCGAGGTCACGGCCCCGCTGTACCGGCAGGTCGCCGCGTGGCTGCGGGGGCTGCGCACGGTGGCCGCCGAGCCGGCCCTGATCGTCGACGCGGGCAGCGGCCCGGGCGTCGTCACCAGCCTGCTCGCCCAGGCGTTCCCCGAGGCCGAGGTGGTCGCGGCGGACCCGGAGCGGGCCCTGCTGGAGCGGGCCGAGGCGCGCGCCGCCCGGCTCGGCCTCGCGGACCGGGTGCGCGCGCACCGCGCGGAACTCCCCGACGGCCTGGGCGAGCTGCCGCCCGCCGGCCTGATCTGGGCGGCACGGTCCGTGCACCACGTGGGCGACCAGGTCGCCGCGCTCACCGCGCTCGGCGAGCGGCTCGCGCCGGGCGGCGCGCTCGCGGTCCTCGAAGGCGGTCTGCCGCCGCGCAGCCTGCCGCGCGACATCGGCGTGGGCCGCCCCGGCCTGCAGGCCCGCCTCGACGCGGCCAACGAGGAGTGGTTCGCGCGCATGCGCGCGTCCCTGCCCGGCGCCACCGGGGCCACGGAGGACTGGGCCGCGCTGCTCACGGCGGCGGGCCTGCGCCACACGGCGACCCGCACGTTCCTGCTCGACCTGCCCGCGCCCCTGGACGAGCGCGCGCGGGCGCACGTCATCGACACCTTCGAGCGCTACCGCGGCCTCGCGGCCGCCGAGGGGCCCGAGGCGCTCGCCGCGGACGACGTGACCGTCCTGAACCGCCTGCTCGACCCCGAGGACGAGCTGAGCCTGCACCGCCGCCGCGACGTGTTCCTGCTCGTGGCGCACACGGTGCACGTGGCGGTGAAGGAGGGCTGA
- a CDS encoding ADP-ribosylglycohydrolase family protein: MNDPWDPLSWEAAAGYRARVRGCLLGGAVGDALGYAVEFDSLAAIRAAHGPRGVTGPLPDADGVWRISDDTQMTLFTVEALEAAHARERRKGIGGAAPRLVLEAYLRWLDTQHRPGPAADVRGGLAAEAWLYARRAPGNACLSGLARAHAPDPRAPLGPPGPVNPESKGCGTVMRSAPFGLTRAPAGRAFELAARCALITHGHPTGSYAAGALAAIVAHLVAGDSLEGAVLRTLRLLARYPGHAETSAALARAVDLAAEGEPDAARVESLGAGWIAEEALAVAVYAALAAPRVEDALALAVNHSGDSDSTGSVCGNLLGALHGDHGLPGDWLRAVEGRAVIAALADDLATECARR; this comes from the coding sequence ATGAACGACCCGTGGGACCCGCTGTCGTGGGAGGCCGCCGCCGGCTACCGGGCGCGGGTGCGCGGCTGTCTGCTGGGCGGCGCGGTCGGGGACGCGCTCGGCTACGCCGTCGAGTTCGACTCGCTGGCGGCCATCCGCGCCGCCCACGGCCCGCGCGGCGTGACCGGCCCGCTCCCCGACGCCGACGGCGTGTGGCGGATCAGCGACGACACCCAGATGACGCTGTTCACCGTCGAGGCCCTGGAGGCCGCCCACGCGCGCGAGCGCCGCAAGGGCATCGGCGGCGCGGCGCCCCGGCTCGTCCTGGAGGCGTATCTGCGCTGGCTGGACACGCAGCACCGGCCGGGCCCCGCGGCGGACGTGCGCGGCGGCCTCGCCGCCGAGGCCTGGCTCTACGCCCGGCGCGCGCCCGGCAACGCCTGCCTCAGCGGCCTGGCCCGCGCGCACGCGCCCGACCCGCGCGCCCCGCTCGGGCCGCCCGGGCCGGTCAACCCGGAGTCCAAGGGCTGTGGCACCGTCATGCGTTCCGCGCCCTTCGGGCTCACCCGCGCACCCGCCGGGCGGGCCTTCGAGCTCGCCGCGCGCTGCGCGCTGATCACGCACGGCCACCCCACCGGCTCCTATGCCGCGGGGGCGCTCGCCGCGATCGTGGCGCACCTGGTCGCGGGGGACTCGCTGGAGGGAGCGGTCCTGCGCACCCTGCGGCTGCTCGCCCGGTACCCCGGGCACGCGGAGACGTCCGCCGCGCTCGCCCGCGCCGTCGACCTGGCCGCTGAGGGGGAGCCGGACGCCGCCCGGGTGGAGTCCCTGGGCGCGGGCTGGATCGCCGAGGAGGCCCTCGCCGTCGCGGTGTACGCGGCCCTGGCCGCGCCCCGGGTGGAGGACGCCCTGGCCCTGGCCGTGAACCACTCGGGCGACAGCGACTCGACCGGCTCGGTCTGCGGCAATCTGCTGGGCGCGCTGCACGGCGACCACGGGCTGCCGGGGGACTGGCTCAGGGCCGTCGAGGGCCGGGCGGTGATCGCGGCGCTCGCGGACGACCTCGCGACGGAATGCGCGCGCCGCTGA
- a CDS encoding CU044_2847 family protein produces MRELMRWESDDGPVVVEMDSRDVGYRSVSRRDDDGVREVEGRFESALGNVRGAALSALRTFREQALDPDGIELEFGVKLSVAAGAVIAKTAAEGHLTVKLTWSKGGAPGGAEGAARGE; encoded by the coding sequence ATGAGGGAGCTGATGCGCTGGGAGTCCGACGACGGGCCCGTCGTCGTGGAGATGGACTCGCGGGACGTGGGCTACCGGTCCGTCTCGCGCCGGGACGACGACGGGGTCCGGGAGGTCGAGGGCCGCTTCGAGTCGGCCCTCGGCAATGTGCGCGGCGCCGCGCTCTCGGCGCTCCGCACGTTCCGGGAGCAGGCGCTCGACCCGGACGGGATCGAGCTGGAGTTCGGCGTGAAGCTGAGCGTCGCCGCGGGCGCCGTCATCGCGAAGACCGCGGCCGAGGGGCATCTGACGGTCAAGCTGACGTGGTCGAAAGGGGGCGCCCCAGGGGGCGCGGAAGGCGCGGCGCGGGGCGAATAA